In one bacterium genomic region, the following are encoded:
- the rpsD gene encoding 30S ribosomal protein S4: MARYTDAVCKLCRREGEKLFLKGTKCVTDRCPIEKRNYPPGEHGDKRSKASNYSVQLREKQKVRRIYGVLERQFRNYFTRAESKKGVTGVVLLQLLESRLDNMLYRLSFAGSRSQARQLVLHRHVEVNGRLVTIPSYQVKPGDEIAIREQSKKLALIHNSLKRVKEGSQLTWIDVDKASLKGKLMMMPEREQIPVDVKEQLIVELYSK, from the coding sequence ATGGCAAGATATACCGATGCAGTATGTAAGTTATGCCGTAGAGAAGGTGAAAAACTTTTCTTGAAGGGCACTAAATGCGTGACCGATAGATGCCCGATCGAAAAGCGGAATTATCCTCCCGGCGAGCATGGCGATAAACGCTCTAAGGCGTCTAACTATAGCGTGCAGTTACGTGAAAAACAAAAAGTAAGACGTATCTATGGCGTACTTGAACGGCAATTCCGTAACTATTTTACGCGGGCAGAAAGCAAAAAAGGGGTAACGGGCGTCGTGCTGCTGCAGTTGCTCGAGAGCCGTCTTGACAATATGTTGTACCGATTAAGTTTTGCAGGATCGCGGTCACAGGCGCGTCAGTTGGTTTTGCACCGTCATGTGGAAGTGAATGGCCGGCTTGTGACTATTCCGTCCTATCAGGTGAAGCCGGGCGACGAAATTGCCATTCGTGAGCAAAGCAAGAAACTGGCGTTGATCCATAATTCACTTAAACGAGTGAAAGAAGGCTCGCAACTAACGTGGATCGATGTAGATAAGGCCAGCTTAAAGGGTAAGTTGATGATGATGCCCGAACGCGAGCAGATTCCGGTCGATGTGAAAGAGCAATTGATCGTTGAGTTGTATTCCAAATAA